A single region of the Marinobacter nanhaiticus D15-8W genome encodes:
- a CDS encoding alkene reductase: MSQDDVLFSSFTLGDIELPNRVLMSPLTRSRAQQPGDVPFEMNVEYYAQRASAGLIISEATQVSPQGKGYAFTPGIHSQEQIDGWKKVTDAVHDAGGRIHLQLWHVGRISRPELQPDGDTPVAPSAIKPEGAKTFISAESGMVDVLEPRALSTEEIPDIVEQFRIGAENAKAAGFDGVEIHGANGYLLDQFIKSNSNQRTDSYGGSLANRLRLPLEVVDAVVSVWGKGRTGIRVSPTGSFNDMNEPDPVTTYGELAKELDKRGIAYIEVVEDSFQGNLAKGRPEEVINAIRDNFSGAYIGNGNYDADEARQRIGDGLCDLVTFGRPFIANPDLPERFRTGAPLNEWDDSTFYGGSEAGYTDYPFLEKAAS; this comes from the coding sequence ATGAGTCAAGATGACGTCTTGTTTTCCTCTTTCACACTGGGGGACATCGAACTGCCGAACCGCGTCCTGATGTCGCCGCTGACCCGTTCGCGGGCCCAGCAGCCCGGCGATGTTCCTTTCGAGATGAATGTCGAGTATTACGCCCAGAGGGCCTCCGCCGGATTGATTATCAGTGAAGCGACCCAGGTTTCGCCGCAAGGCAAGGGCTACGCCTTCACACCCGGCATCCATTCCCAAGAGCAAATCGATGGCTGGAAAAAAGTCACCGACGCCGTACACGACGCCGGCGGGCGCATCCATCTGCAACTATGGCATGTCGGCCGCATCTCCCGCCCGGAACTGCAGCCTGACGGAGATACGCCAGTCGCACCGTCAGCCATCAAGCCAGAGGGCGCAAAGACGTTTATCAGCGCCGAATCCGGCATGGTTGATGTGCTTGAACCCCGGGCCCTCAGCACCGAGGAAATCCCGGATATCGTCGAGCAGTTCCGCATCGGTGCGGAGAATGCCAAGGCCGCCGGCTTCGATGGCGTGGAAATCCACGGGGCAAATGGCTACCTGCTGGACCAGTTCATCAAGAGCAACAGTAACCAGCGTACGGATAGTTACGGCGGCTCCCTGGCCAATCGTCTGCGCCTTCCCCTTGAAGTAGTGGATGCAGTCGTCAGCGTCTGGGGCAAGGGCCGCACAGGCATTCGTGTCAGCCCAACCGGCAGCTTCAATGATATGAACGAGCCGGACCCCGTCACCACGTATGGCGAACTTGCCAAGGAGCTCGACAAGCGCGGCATCGCCTACATCGAAGTGGTCGAAGACTCCTTCCAGGGCAACCTGGCCAAGGGCCGGCCCGAAGAAGTGATCAATGCCATTCGGGACAACTTCAGCGGTGCCTATATCGGCAACGGCAACTATGATGCGGATGAAGCGCGTCAGCGGATCGGTGACGGACTGTGCGACCTGGTGACGTTCGGCCGGCCTTTCATTGCCAATCCGGATCTGCCGGAGCGATTCCGTACCGGCGCACCACTAAACGAGTGGGACGACAGCACCTTCTACGGCGGCAGCGAGGCGGGCTACACCGACTATCCGTTCCTCGAAAAAGCAGCCTCCTAA
- a CDS encoding glutathione S-transferase N-terminal domain-containing protein has product MIDLYYWTTPNGHKITIFLEEAGLEYRIKPINISKGDQFDEDYLKISPNNKIPAMVDHDPVGGGEPLALFESGAMLEYLAEKTGQFLSRDLRTRWDTLQWLYWQMGGFGPMLGQNHHFSQYAPEKIEYAINRYQKESERLYGVLDDLLADREFMAGEYSIADMATYPWAKLWERQGQDIATLPNVKRWLDTIEARPAVQRAYAKADEINTNATVSEDSKSVLFGQGRRKTG; this is encoded by the coding sequence ATGATCGACCTTTATTACTGGACCACACCCAATGGCCACAAGATCACGATCTTCCTGGAAGAAGCGGGACTGGAGTATCGAATCAAACCCATCAACATCAGCAAGGGCGACCAGTTTGACGAGGACTACCTGAAGATATCGCCCAACAACAAGATTCCGGCGATGGTGGATCACGATCCGGTCGGCGGTGGGGAGCCGCTGGCGCTATTCGAGTCAGGCGCCATGCTGGAGTACCTGGCGGAGAAAACCGGGCAGTTCCTGTCGAGGGATCTGCGTACCCGCTGGGATACGCTGCAATGGCTCTATTGGCAGATGGGCGGCTTCGGGCCGATGTTGGGGCAGAACCATCATTTCAGTCAGTACGCCCCGGAGAAGATCGAATACGCCATCAACCGTTACCAGAAGGAGTCCGAACGCCTTTACGGCGTGCTGGACGACCTGCTGGCGGATCGGGAGTTTATGGCGGGCGAGTATTCCATTGCCGACATGGCCACCTATCCATGGGCCAAACTCTGGGAGCGTCAGGGCCAGGACATCGCTACGCTACCCAACGTCAAACGTTGGCTGGACACCATCGAGGCACGCCCGGCGGTACAGCGAGCCTACGCGAAGGCTGACGAAATCAATACCAATGCCACGGTGAGCGAAGACAGCAAGTCGGTGCTGTTTGGCCAGGGGCGTCGGAAGACCGGTTGA
- a CDS encoding tyrosine-type recombinase/integrase produces the protein MARKLFTIRNGRWVGEFPHDPIEGWESGRRGIRRTLCKVSDLDGLDHAEKTRRLSDLYHIAHDKLRREQSGKAEARNIEKQRKKNITIRRASKLWLEEVAITNSPQTLQKYTKTISYYLQGIGDHRFRDFDRSYNIKFLKHLGTCAYQGRPMSESTKNSHLRQFEVFLRWAYDHEIIDRIWSLKKPKVPRRDMDTYTVDDLRVLKNYIQERLTEAEVDEDTRQIKHMRNMLRAYMMATHSLLRLGPIWAMRLENIDLDKRVIRVQNNPELKWVNKMNKWPLKPINEKLAAFLEADIEARDPREVYFLDNGRGYPWYADRADISKLASKMCAGAGLPKLKPFHWGMRATMITALLSEGVDPVKVQQLADHDDISTTMLYRDSRRISQEEAANRLADLL, from the coding sequence ATGGCGAGAAAGCTTTTCACCATTCGCAACGGCCGCTGGGTGGGCGAGTTTCCCCACGACCCAATAGAAGGCTGGGAGAGCGGGCGGCGCGGTATCCGCCGAACACTCTGCAAAGTCTCAGATCTGGATGGACTTGATCACGCGGAAAAGACCAGGCGGCTGTCCGATCTCTATCACATCGCGCATGACAAGCTTCGGCGGGAGCAAAGCGGGAAGGCAGAAGCGCGCAACATAGAAAAACAGCGGAAGAAGAACATCACCATCCGGAGAGCAAGCAAACTTTGGCTCGAGGAAGTCGCCATTACGAACTCGCCCCAGACCCTGCAGAAGTACACGAAAACAATCAGCTATTACCTGCAAGGTATCGGCGACCATCGTTTCCGTGATTTCGATCGCTCATACAACATCAAGTTTCTGAAGCACTTGGGCACCTGCGCTTACCAGGGCCGTCCCATGAGCGAGTCGACGAAAAATAGCCACCTGCGACAGTTTGAAGTCTTCCTTCGCTGGGCTTACGACCACGAAATTATCGACCGGATCTGGTCGCTGAAAAAACCAAAGGTGCCCAGGCGGGATATGGACACCTACACCGTCGACGACCTGCGCGTGCTGAAAAACTACATTCAGGAACGCCTGACCGAAGCGGAAGTGGATGAGGACACCCGGCAGATCAAGCATATGCGCAACATGCTGCGGGCCTACATGATGGCTACCCACTCACTACTAAGACTTGGGCCGATATGGGCTATGCGGCTAGAGAATATCGACTTGGACAAGCGAGTCATCCGGGTGCAGAACAACCCGGAACTGAAATGGGTAAACAAGATGAATAAGTGGCCGCTGAAACCCATCAACGAGAAGCTGGCCGCTTTCTTGGAAGCCGATATCGAGGCCAGAGACCCACGGGAGGTGTACTTTCTGGACAACGGGCGCGGCTATCCCTGGTACGCCGATCGCGCGGATATCTCTAAGCTCGCGTCGAAGATGTGCGCCGGCGCCGGATTGCCAAAACTGAAGCCGTTCCACTGGGGAATGAGGGCAACGATGATCACTGCCCTACTCAGTGAAGGCGTGGATCCAGTGAAGGTCCAGCAACTGGCCGACCACGACGATATATCAACCACAATGCTCTATCGAGACAGCCGGAGAATCAGCCAGGAGGAAGCCGCAAACCGGCTTGCGGACCTGCTGTAA
- a CDS encoding XRE family transcriptional regulator, with amino-acid sequence MNAESRENFGERLKQIEFELGGRKVLIDRTGISQSQLSRYARNEGQPTIGNVIAIANAGGYSLKWLATGKGPKKEGNEQVPEGTVVIHFYRSNQSSSGAERSTTGEKSVPILFDIDYLRDEVHVEPQACALFRARGDSMAPTIKSGDLLIIDQSVRRGDDIFVLRLNDETMLKRLQFLPTGEVKVISDSEAYDNYTLGKEQLADLQVIGRVAWHGGRC; translated from the coding sequence ATGAACGCAGAATCGCGAGAGAACTTCGGGGAACGCTTGAAACAAATTGAGTTCGAGTTGGGAGGAAGGAAGGTACTGATCGATAGGACCGGCATCTCTCAAAGCCAGCTATCCAGGTATGCCCGTAACGAGGGCCAGCCAACTATCGGAAATGTCATCGCCATCGCAAATGCTGGAGGCTACAGCCTAAAGTGGTTGGCTACCGGCAAAGGCCCAAAGAAAGAAGGAAACGAGCAAGTTCCCGAAGGGACCGTAGTAATACATTTTTATCGTAGCAATCAGTCCTCTAGTGGTGCCGAGAGATCAACGACCGGCGAGAAATCAGTTCCAATCTTGTTCGACATCGATTACCTGCGTGATGAAGTCCATGTAGAACCTCAAGCATGCGCACTTTTCAGGGCCCGCGGGGACAGCATGGCTCCCACCATCAAGAGCGGCGATTTACTAATTATCGATCAGTCAGTCCGGCGCGGCGACGACATTTTCGTGCTGCGTTTGAATGACGAGACCATGCTGAAGCGGCTGCAGTTTCTTCCTACGGGTGAAGTCAAAGTCATCAGCGATAGCGAGGCTTACGACAACTACACCCTGGGCAAAGAACAACTGGCCGACTTGCAGGTTATTGGGCGTGTTGCCTGGCATGGCGGGAGGTGCTGA
- a CDS encoding helix-turn-helix domain-containing protein has translation MNIEKDPLYTIDEAAEALRISKPYFKKIRDENPDIFRPIMVAGRTTFSASQLNRYLLRANPHLTACTVEIAKAASDAAGSGTGGA, from the coding sequence ATGAACATCGAAAAAGACCCTCTATACACGATAGATGAAGCCGCAGAAGCACTGCGGATCTCGAAGCCTTACTTCAAAAAAATTCGGGATGAGAACCCCGATATCTTCCGGCCGATCATGGTGGCGGGGAGAACCACCTTTTCAGCCTCTCAGCTCAACCGGTATCTACTCCGTGCGAATCCACATCTAACGGCCTGCACCGTCGAAATAGCTAAAGCCGCCTCAGATGCAGCCGGAAGCGGTACTGGGGGCGCGTAA
- a CDS encoding toprim domain-containing protein: MDQYAGPNPADIVQALLNDPALQFKKVGKYLQRGVCPECQKKELFVSAEQPWQLACNRSNNCGYTESTRTRYPHLFDNYSERFPATPEDPNATARAYLAENRGFNPGLIAGMYQQASVRLSDGEYADTVRFYLFGGTETYWERLIDTGMVKKAGKKAHFGGKRQPDGSMYKNKCWQPRGLQVEKGDWVWITEGIFKSIALMHCEHNGQRVKSVSPLSTNNLPRELIEANRDRDVTWVLALDNDPAGIKFARKYREELRAMGEHVLIALPDGKADWDDELRNGRLDEKYLNESIWRGFAAAAETAQEKAFWLWVKQPRAQVNFAWGASLWKYKVDERDIGDLQDALDPAEPPWLADDDLIKDLQRNFFGATRGERISNCHPQFLYIEQDALTEEQLYFFRFDFTSGNPTSLVSLEGSALESPSAFNKALLNRTAGGTFDGDARDLKRLRDQWFNRRISYVHTIPFVGYYRDAGSYVFPGFGYHKGQGLELNEQGFMECGKHRLKSGLKSLNLIRGESFNPGWIDGYKAAFSDNGMLLMAWWLGSLFAEQVRALQKSWCFLEYTGDQGAGKSTQIEFLWRCCGRDGYEGFDPSKATPAGRARNFMQVSNLPVVLIEGDRNSDDRGARKGGFDMDELKTAFNGRGIRSMGVKKRGAETDEPPFRGSILLSQNATVDGSEALLSRIVHGHCTRAHFSRRTEQHARRLASIPAEDLAGWMGKALSLERSLLDLYQERFAQVEDIYQGLSDGKIQNRLVLNHAQVAAWGWCLPLIFGDRWSAEDSQRLQDFAWSRALDRQRRLQADHPMVEQFWEIYDLINVRPSNDEFSIEDPEILNHSRDSDFIAVHLQQFAQECARNRTEMISTRELKRLLPQSQRRPFVGQKKVLSKLTGKAVHCWVFRDERAAS; this comes from the coding sequence ATGGATCAATACGCTGGACCCAATCCGGCCGATATCGTCCAGGCACTGCTGAACGATCCGGCCCTGCAGTTCAAGAAGGTCGGCAAGTACCTGCAGCGCGGCGTGTGTCCTGAGTGCCAGAAAAAGGAACTGTTCGTTTCGGCAGAGCAGCCCTGGCAGTTGGCATGCAACCGCAGCAACAACTGCGGATATACGGAAAGCACCCGCACTCGTTACCCGCATCTGTTCGATAACTACAGCGAGCGCTTCCCGGCCACGCCGGAAGATCCCAACGCCACCGCCCGGGCGTACCTGGCGGAAAACAGGGGATTCAACCCGGGCCTTATTGCCGGCATGTACCAGCAAGCATCGGTTCGGCTAAGTGATGGTGAGTATGCCGATACGGTCCGCTTCTACCTGTTCGGCGGTACCGAAACCTATTGGGAGCGTCTGATCGACACCGGCATGGTGAAGAAGGCCGGGAAGAAGGCGCACTTCGGAGGGAAGCGCCAGCCGGACGGATCCATGTACAAGAACAAGTGCTGGCAGCCCCGGGGCTTGCAGGTCGAGAAGGGCGACTGGGTCTGGATAACTGAGGGCATCTTTAAGTCGATCGCCCTGATGCACTGCGAGCACAACGGCCAGCGCGTGAAGTCGGTCAGCCCCTTGAGCACCAACAATTTGCCCAGGGAACTGATCGAGGCGAACCGCGACCGTGATGTGACGTGGGTTCTGGCACTCGACAACGACCCGGCCGGCATCAAGTTCGCCCGCAAATACCGCGAGGAACTGCGGGCCATGGGTGAGCACGTGTTGATCGCTCTGCCCGATGGCAAGGCCGATTGGGACGATGAGCTACGCAACGGCCGGCTGGATGAGAAATACCTGAATGAAAGCATCTGGCGGGGCTTCGCGGCGGCCGCTGAGACAGCCCAGGAAAAGGCGTTCTGGCTGTGGGTGAAGCAGCCCCGGGCCCAGGTCAATTTCGCCTGGGGCGCCAGCCTTTGGAAATACAAAGTTGATGAACGCGATATCGGCGATCTGCAGGACGCGCTGGATCCGGCCGAGCCGCCCTGGCTGGCCGATGATGACCTGATCAAGGATCTGCAGCGCAACTTCTTTGGCGCCACGCGGGGCGAGCGTATCAGCAACTGCCACCCGCAGTTTCTTTATATCGAGCAGGACGCGCTGACCGAAGAACAGCTTTATTTCTTCCGGTTCGACTTCACCAGCGGTAACCCCACCAGCCTGGTGTCGCTGGAGGGATCCGCCCTCGAATCTCCCAGCGCATTCAACAAGGCGCTACTGAACCGCACCGCCGGTGGCACGTTCGATGGCGACGCCCGCGACCTCAAGCGCCTACGTGATCAGTGGTTTAACCGCCGGATCAGCTACGTACACACGATCCCGTTTGTGGGCTACTACCGCGATGCCGGTTCTTACGTGTTCCCAGGCTTTGGGTACCACAAGGGTCAGGGGCTGGAGCTCAACGAACAGGGATTCATGGAGTGCGGAAAGCACCGGCTCAAATCGGGTTTGAAGTCCCTGAACCTGATTCGCGGTGAGTCCTTTAATCCGGGATGGATCGACGGCTACAAGGCTGCATTCAGCGACAACGGCATGCTTTTGATGGCGTGGTGGCTGGGCAGCCTTTTCGCTGAACAGGTCCGGGCGCTGCAAAAGAGTTGGTGTTTCCTCGAGTACACCGGCGACCAGGGCGCCGGTAAGTCTACCCAGATTGAATTCCTGTGGCGCTGCTGCGGCCGTGACGGATACGAGGGCTTTGACCCGAGCAAGGCCACGCCGGCCGGCCGCGCCCGTAACTTCATGCAGGTGTCCAACCTCCCGGTTGTCCTGATCGAAGGCGATCGGAACAGCGACGATCGAGGCGCGCGCAAAGGCGGCTTTGACATGGACGAGCTGAAAACGGCCTTCAACGGCCGGGGCATTCGGTCCATGGGGGTCAAAAAGCGCGGCGCAGAAACGGATGAACCGCCATTCCGGGGCAGCATCCTGCTGAGCCAGAACGCCACCGTAGACGGATCCGAAGCGCTGCTTTCCCGGATCGTCCATGGCCACTGCACCCGGGCCCATTTCAGCCGCAGGACCGAACAACATGCACGCCGACTGGCGTCTATTCCTGCCGAGGATCTGGCCGGCTGGATGGGTAAGGCGCTGTCGCTTGAGCGCAGCCTGCTGGATCTCTATCAGGAACGGTTCGCCCAGGTAGAGGACATCTATCAGGGCCTGTCAGACGGCAAGATCCAGAACCGCCTGGTACTCAACCACGCCCAGGTGGCCGCCTGGGGCTGGTGCCTACCCCTGATCTTTGGCGATCGCTGGAGCGCGGAGGACAGTCAGCGGCTGCAGGACTTTGCCTGGTCCCGCGCCCTTGATCGCCAGCGCCGCCTGCAGGCCGATCACCCGATGGTCGAGCAGTTCTGGGAAATCTACGACCTGATCAACGTCCGCCCAAGCAACGACGAATTCAGCATCGAGGATCCCGAGATCCTGAACCACTCCCGCGATTCCGACTTCATAGCCGTTCATCTCCAGCAGTTCGCGCAGGAGTGCGCTCGTAATCGCACCGAGATGATCAGTACCCGTGAGCTGAAAAGGCTGCTGCCGCAGAGCCAGCGCCGGCCATTTGTAGGGCAAAAGAAGGTGCTTAGCAAGCTAACAGGGAAGGCTGTTCATTGTTGGGTTTTCCGCGACGAGAGAGCGGCTTCATGA
- a CDS encoding AIPR family protein produces MHRIVASHLDSFVDQYALAADDRTVQFEKFANFAVLSGKLATSVDLDDVTTGNDDDGTDGVALIINEEHIVSAGDAESLFAHERRNNDVEVVFVQGKTSDGFDLGDFLKFKESVLRFFTQEPYLALSDLQQEARAAFDVAIKNVPKIRHGKPSVSAFFVTTGNYSAPDALEAGRKDMISQLGELGLFQNVDVRFMGRDDLVSAWVASYSGIEASLTMNSSASLPEIAGIDESYLVVAKAKDYVENLLVSDDGSIRGQLFEENVRHFLGPENPVNEQIAETILNQSSKTRFPVLNNGVTLVSPDVRVQGTTLHISNFQIVNGCQTSHVLYENREALTDDLMVTLKVVETTDEDVFSELVRATNSQSKIEESQFLSLSPIAKRVEAYFNTYEGQDGRLYFERRDRQYVGKGVAAIRVVSLHNAAKCVCAMFVRRPDLSFKYPKRMYEDFGAKIFNEGNREIIYYASALALYRFHLLTSNNTIPQNMRRFKWHILPLAAALVAGKDVPPLGSKKMDAYAQKIIDKFSHHSAEGTAIFTKAVGIIESLGEITNDRLKRQAVLDEMLAHVS; encoded by the coding sequence ATGCATCGCATTGTAGCAAGTCACCTTGATAGTTTTGTTGATCAATACGCTCTAGCAGCCGATGACCGTACAGTTCAATTCGAGAAATTTGCGAACTTCGCAGTTCTTTCTGGGAAATTAGCAACATCAGTTGATCTCGACGATGTAACTACTGGGAATGACGATGACGGTACTGATGGCGTAGCCCTTATTATAAATGAAGAGCACATTGTTTCAGCTGGGGATGCCGAATCTCTGTTTGCCCACGAAAGACGAAATAATGATGTGGAGGTGGTTTTTGTACAGGGAAAAACAAGTGACGGCTTTGATCTAGGTGACTTTCTTAAATTCAAAGAGTCTGTGCTCAGGTTTTTTACACAAGAGCCATACTTGGCCCTTAGTGATTTGCAGCAGGAAGCAAGAGCGGCTTTCGATGTCGCGATTAAGAACGTCCCAAAGATTAGGCATGGTAAGCCAAGTGTTTCCGCATTCTTTGTAACAACAGGCAATTATAGTGCTCCTGATGCCTTGGAGGCTGGGCGAAAGGATATGATTTCCCAGCTTGGCGAACTCGGTTTATTCCAAAATGTTGACGTTCGCTTCATGGGACGTGATGACCTTGTGAGTGCTTGGGTAGCTAGCTACAGTGGAATCGAGGCGAGCCTTACAATGAATAGTAGTGCTTCGCTTCCAGAAATAGCCGGAATCGACGAGTCATATCTCGTTGTGGCGAAAGCTAAGGACTACGTCGAAAATTTGCTTGTCAGTGATGATGGTAGCATCCGCGGGCAACTGTTCGAAGAAAACGTTCGGCACTTCCTGGGGCCTGAGAATCCTGTTAACGAACAGATTGCGGAAACCATTCTTAATCAAAGTAGTAAGACAAGATTTCCCGTGCTAAATAATGGAGTGACTCTAGTAAGTCCAGATGTAAGAGTCCAAGGTACGACTTTGCATATTTCGAACTTTCAGATCGTCAATGGATGTCAAACGTCTCATGTTCTATATGAGAATCGTGAAGCTCTAACTGATGATTTAATGGTTACATTGAAGGTGGTTGAAACAACCGATGAGGATGTTTTTAGTGAACTGGTTCGTGCGACAAATAGCCAGTCAAAAATTGAAGAGTCGCAGTTCTTGTCATTGAGTCCTATAGCAAAAAGAGTGGAAGCTTATTTTAATACATACGAAGGACAGGATGGTCGGCTATATTTTGAGCGGAGAGATAGGCAGTATGTTGGAAAAGGCGTAGCGGCAATTAGAGTAGTATCGCTCCATAATGCGGCGAAATGTGTATGTGCAATGTTCGTTAGAAGGCCGGACCTTTCTTTTAAATATCCAAAAAGAATGTATGAAGATTTTGGTGCGAAAATTTTCAACGAAGGGAATAGGGAGATAATATATTACGCTAGTGCGCTAGCGTTGTATCGATTTCATTTGCTTACTTCAAATAATACTATTCCGCAGAATATGCGAAGGTTTAAATGGCATATTCTTCCTTTGGCTGCCGCTCTAGTGGCTGGTAAAGATGTTCCACCACTAGGATCAAAAAAGATGGATGCATATGCACAAAAGATCATTGATAAGTTTAGTCACCATAGTGCGGAAGGCACTGCGATATTCACAAAAGCTGTAGGCATTATTGAAAGTTTGGGCGAAATAACGAACGATCGACTTAAAAGGCAAGCTGTTTTGGATGAAATGCTCGCCCATGTTAGCTAG
- a CDS encoding type II toxin-antitoxin system HicA family toxin encodes MKSRDLIKMMEEDGWYEVAVRGSHHQFKHPKKPGRVTIPHPKKDLPRGTVNSILKQAGLK; translated from the coding sequence ATGAAAAGCAGAGACCTGATCAAGATGATGGAAGAAGACGGTTGGTACGAGGTTGCCGTCCGGGGGAGTCACCACCAGTTCAAGCACCCAAAAAAGCCTGGACGAGTGACGATTCCACACCCGAAAAAGGATCTGCCTCGAGGAACCGTCAACAGCATCTTGAAGCAGGCCGGGCTTAAATAG
- a CDS encoding type II toxin-antitoxin system HicB family antitoxin gives MYYPIVIHQEDDSAYGVIVPDLPGCHSAGETMNDALENVAEAIDFHLEGMAEDGAEIPAPSDLEGLKDNPDYAGGTWVLVPVDLSRYLGTAQRINISLPNRLITQIDRFVDTHKEYKDRSKFLADAALKVLRHA, from the coding sequence ATGTACTATCCCATCGTAATTCACCAGGAAGACGACAGCGCATACGGTGTAATCGTGCCGGATCTGCCAGGCTGTCACTCCGCTGGTGAAACTATGAATGACGCATTAGAAAACGTGGCAGAGGCCATCGATTTTCATCTGGAAGGCATGGCTGAGGACGGTGCGGAAATTCCTGCTCCGAGCGATCTTGAAGGTCTGAAAGATAACCCGGACTACGCCGGTGGTACTTGGGTTTTGGTCCCGGTGGACCTGAGCCGTTACCTGGGAACCGCGCAGCGTATCAATATTTCGTTACCCAACCGACTGATCACTCAGATTGACCGTTTCGTTGACACGCATAAGGAATATAAGGACCGGTCGAAGTTTTTGGCGGACGCTGCGCTTAAGGTGTTGCGGCACGCGTAA
- a CDS encoding helix-turn-helix domain-containing protein, with protein MGHVDPDRGARLVRAMAAAGVSVTHLARFCECSPATVSNWRKGHEISASQLANIQKYLKISIDWLLFGRNTKMTEADLSLISQIRQLPEHQQRAVEQLIENLLSDEELEQ; from the coding sequence ATGGGACACGTTGACCCCGACCGAGGTGCGCGCCTGGTGCGCGCCATGGCGGCTGCGGGGGTCTCAGTGACCCATTTAGCCCGTTTCTGCGAATGCTCGCCCGCTACTGTGAGCAACTGGCGTAAGGGCCACGAGATATCTGCGTCACAGCTAGCGAATATTCAAAAATACCTAAAAATCAGCATCGATTGGCTTTTATTCGGGAGGAATACAAAAATGACCGAAGCGGACCTAAGCTTAATATCGCAGATTCGTCAGCTTCCGGAACATCAGCAGCGGGCTGTGGAGCAGCTAATAGAAAATCTATTGTCAGATGAAGAGCTAGAACAGTAG
- a CDS encoding ogr/Delta-like zinc finger family protein: protein MGYNLSIGQITEDQHGMRIECPHCQQKAAITGHNKLSPAVKDVYASCTNADCGWRGVITVSHKHDIQPPKAQLHSMMAEWLGALPAADRSAVLRQAGVGS from the coding sequence ATGGGTTACAATTTATCCATTGGTCAAATCACTGAGGATCAACACGGCATGCGGATTGAGTGCCCCCACTGCCAGCAGAAAGCCGCGATCACTGGACACAACAAGCTCAGCCCGGCCGTGAAAGATGTTTATGCCAGTTGCACCAATGCCGACTGCGGATGGCGCGGCGTCATCACTGTTTCGCACAAGCATGACATCCAACCCCCAAAAGCTCAGCTTCACAGCATGATGGCCGAATGGCTCGGGGCCCTTCCGGCGGCCGATCGATCGGCCGTGTTGCGGCAGGCGGGGGTCGGAAGCTGA
- a CDS encoding phage portal protein, whose amino-acid sequence MSNKRKPKRTSATKAPEKNSIDLSFGDPEPVPLGALADYLGVFTSPGGDLYLPPVSLSGLAQISRANAHHSSCLFFKRNMLARFFKPGGHMSLADFRAAALDFENFGMAYLQVLTDFLGVPVRLRHLPAMNMRVRRDGGYRMLQPYGTPDIEYREDEVLMVKEYDTVQQVYGVPEWLGGLQSALLNQDATLFRRRYFLNGSHLGYILYTTDPQMDPEVEKEITDKVREGKGVGNFRSMYLHVPNGKEKGVQVIPVGDISQKDEFERVKKISADDVVVAHRVPPALAGIKPDNTGGFGDIEKISRVYIDNEVRSKAQPFLDLNAQLPARCHLAFDFPETSL is encoded by the coding sequence ATGAGCAACAAGCGCAAGCCAAAACGTACCAGCGCCACCAAAGCGCCGGAGAAAAACAGCATCGACCTGAGTTTCGGGGATCCGGAACCGGTCCCTTTGGGCGCTTTGGCGGATTACCTGGGTGTGTTTACCTCGCCTGGGGGCGACCTTTATTTGCCCCCGGTGTCGCTCAGTGGCCTGGCGCAGATCAGCCGCGCCAACGCGCATCACTCCAGTTGCCTGTTTTTCAAGCGCAACATGCTGGCCCGATTTTTCAAACCCGGCGGGCACATGAGCCTGGCCGATTTCCGCGCTGCGGCGTTGGACTTTGAAAACTTCGGCATGGCCTATCTGCAAGTGCTAACCGACTTCCTCGGTGTTCCGGTCCGCTTGCGCCATCTGCCCGCCATGAATATGCGTGTTCGCCGCGACGGCGGGTACCGGATGCTGCAGCCCTACGGAACCCCGGATATTGAGTACCGGGAAGACGAAGTATTGATGGTGAAAGAATACGACACCGTGCAGCAGGTGTATGGCGTGCCCGAATGGCTGGGCGGTCTGCAGTCGGCGCTACTCAATCAGGACGCGACCCTATTTCGCCGCCGCTATTTCCTGAATGGCAGCCACCTGGGATACATCCTTTACACCACGGATCCGCAGATGGACCCGGAAGTCGAGAAAGAAATCACTGATAAGGTGCGGGAAGGCAAAGGTGTGGGGAATTTCCGCAGCATGTACCTGCATGTGCCCAACGGGAAGGAAAAAGGCGTTCAGGTGATACCGGTCGGAGATATCAGCCAAAAAGACGAGTTCGAGCGGGTGAAGAAGATCAGCGCCGACGATGTTGTGGTGGCGCACCGGGTACCCCCGGCCCTTGCGGGCATCAAGCCGGATAACACCGGCGGGTTTGGGGATATTGAGAAGATCAGCCGCGTCTATATCGATAACGAAGTGCGCAGCAAGGCCCAGCCGTTTCTGGACTTAAACGCTCAGCTTCCTGCCCGGTGTCACCTGGCGTTCGACTTCCCCGAAACCAGTTTGTGA